GGCCGCGAGGTGCGCACCGCCGCGCCCGGCGTCCCTGCGGTGGAAATTGTGCATCGCCACCCGCGTTTCGATCTCACATTGCGCATCGCGCCGGATCAACAACGCGACGTGTTGCTGATCGATGTCCGGCTGGACGGCGACGAAGACCTCCGGCCTTACACCCTGCTCGCGCCGCATCTCGGTGGCACCGGCTACGACAACCACGCGGCAGTCAATGAATATCACGGTCGCAAGCTGCTGTGGGCGGAACAGGGGCCCTTCGGACTGGCGCTGGCCGCCGTGGACGCGACGCAGCGCGATGCCTGGGGCCGCGCCAGCGCCGGCTATGTCGGGATGAGCGACGGCTGGCAGGACTTCAAGCATAACGGCGCGATGCAGTGGCAGTACCGGGAGGCCGGTCCCGGCAATGTCGCGCTCATGGGTGAACTGCCGCGCCGTTCGACGCTGGCGCTCGGCTTCGGCAGCAGCCGCGAGTCGGCTGCAACTCTCGCGGTTGGCGCGCTGATGCAGCCATTTGCCAACCACTGGCAGGCGCAAATCGACCGCTGGCGGGACTGGCATGCCGGCTGCGATGAATGCTGCAAGGCCACGCCCGATCTGCCGGCAGCCTTGCGCGAGCAGTTCACGACGTCGGCGATGGTGCTGCGCGCGCATCTCGATCTGACCTACCCCGGGGCGATGGTGGCGAGCCTGAGTATTCCCTGGGGCAATACCCGCAACGAACGCGGCGGTTATCACCTGGTGTGGCCGCGCGACCTGGCCGAATGCGCGGGCGCGCTGCTGGCGCTCGGCGACGACGACAAGGCGCGCGAAATCCTGCGTTACCTGATCTCGACCCAGCATGCCGATGGACACTGGAACCAGAATCAGTGGCTGGGCGGCAAGCCGTTCTGGCAGGGGATCCAGCTCGATGAGACTGCGTTTCCGGTGCTGCTGGCCGCGCGCCTGCACGAACACGACGCCCTTGCCGGTACCGAGGTAACAGACATGGTGCGCCGGGCGCTCGGTTTCATCGCGCGCACCGGACCGGCCAGCGATCAGGACCGCTGGGAGGAGGACGCCGGGGTGAATGCCTTCACGCTGGCGGCGTGCATCGCGGCACTGGTGGGCGGGGCGCGCTTTCTCGAACCGGCTGCGCGCGACATGGCGCTGGCACTGGCCGACGACTGGAATGCCCAGATTGAAAAATGGACGCTGGCGCGTGGAACCGAACTGGCGCGTCGCGCCGGCGTGGCGGGTTATTACGTGCGTATCGCGCCGGCCGAGACGCTGATGGACGAAGAAGCGCTCAACGGATCCCTGCCGATCAAGAATCGTGTGCAGGACCCCGGACTGCCGGCCACGGAGCAGGTCGGCACCGATTTTCTGCAACTGGTGCGCTTCGGCCTGCGCCGCGCCGACGACCCGCTGATCCTCGACACGCTCAAGGTGGTCGATGAATTATTGAAAGTCGATACGCCCGGCGGTCCGGCGTGGCATCGCTATAACGGCGACGGCTACGGCGAGCATTCTGACGGCGCTCCGTTTGACGGCACCGGCCAGGGCCGCGCCTGGCCCCTGCTCACCGGCGAGCGCGGACATTACGAGTTATGTGCCGGCCGCGATCCGCTGTCTCTGCTGACCACCATGGCGTCCATGTGCGGACCGGGCGGGATGATGCCGGAACAGGTTTGGGACAGCGCGGCGATACCGGCGCGCTGGCTCTACCCCGGACGCCCCACCGGTTCGGCCATGCCGCTGGCCTGGGCCCACGCGGAATACATCAAGCTGGCGGTATCGCGCGCGCTGGGAACGCCCTTTGACCGGCCGGCCGCGGTGTGGGAACGCTACCACGGCCAAGCGCCGGCGGCGACGTGGCGACACTGGTGTGAACAGGCACCGATCGGTCGCATCGGCGCGGGTCAGCGACTGCGCATCTGCCTGCACGCACCGTCACTGGTACGCTGGAGTGCGGACGGCTGGCGTACCGTATACGAGCTGCGCACCGAGGACAGCGGACTGGGTCTGCACACCGTGACGCCGGTCATGACGATGGTATCGGGCGGCGCGCGGATCGAGTTCAGTTTCCGCCATGACGACAGCCGGGTCGCGGACGAGCGACGTTACCGGATCGAGATCACCGGTTGATGGTTGCCCTGTTTGCGTTGTCGTTACTGCTCACGCCGCGACACGTCCCTGGCGGCGTGACCGGTATTTCTTTCTCGAAGAGGTCGCGCGCGGCGGATCGCCCGCCAACGCCTGGAGGCGAGGGCGGACGGAAACGACGATGCGCCCGCGGGGTGCGTTGATAATCCCCTTGCGCCGCAGTCCCGCCATGATGCGGCTGACTGTCTCCACCGTGAGACCCAGGATCTCCGCCATCTCCTGGCGCGACAGATGCAACGCTCCGGCCTTGCCGCTTCCGCCCGCGGCACCTGGCGGATACAGGCTCAACAACAGCGCAGCGACCTTTTCCATCGCCGTCTTCTGGCCCAGGGCACGAATCATGTTGCGCGCCTGCGCCAATTGCTCATTGACGGCAAGCAGGATATTCAGCGACACCTGCGGCGCTTGCGCGAGCAACCATGCGATATCGTCATGTTTGATCCGGCAGAACACGGTCGGCGTCAGGGTCTCGGCGCTGTAGCTGTGAGTGGCATTGCCGACGTCATCGAAGCCGAGGAAATAGCCGGGTCCGACCAGGTTGAGGAGATGCACGTGACCGGTGATGTCGGTGCGCGTCAGTTTGAGCTGCCCTTCACGGACCACGTACAGGTATTTCGACGGATCGCCGGCACGGAACAATATCTCGCGCGGACCGCTGTGGCTGGAACCGAGGCGGCCACGCAACTCGCTGACCTGCCTGGCGGAAAGACCCGCATACAGTTTTGCCTCGCAGTATTCGCAATCGTTGATCCCGTACGTACGGGGTAGCGGGTCGCGTTTACCGGTCGGCGGAGAAGTCCCGCACGAGGCGCCGGCGCACGCCTCCGACCGCCCGCCGCGCCTTTTTCGCGTCATGGATGCCTCTCGTCCCATCATCATGCCTGTCATTTATCCTGACACGGAAGTCCGCAGGACTAATTGACAATCGTCAACCCCGGCCATTCCGTCAGTCCGGTTATTGGGTAAAGCTGTGCGGCGTATGGCCGCCGAAGAAGCCCACCGTCACCAGGACCAGGAGCGTCAGGCCGCAAATGATCAGGGTGATGCCCAATACCTTCGATCCCAGCGTCATCGGCTGCGACGGCGCCTGCACCAGATACTTCTCCAGTTGTCCGCTCTCGACCAGGCGCCGGTACTGCAGCGTATGTTCGCGCTTGAACTCTTCCAACGACTGGGTGCCGGTGAACATCACGATGTCCGGCGGCGGCAGCTTGTCCGGCCGGAAATGGTTGTTGAAGAAGTGCACCGTGAACAGGAACACCGCGGCCAGGAACGCCTCTTCGCCGTGCACCAGCGCCGCCACGTTGAACACCCATCCCGGGAAGATCGCCGCGGTCACGTTCGGGAAGGCCAGCAGCATGCCGGTGCCGCCGATGGCGGCCATGCCCCAGAACACCGCCCAATAGTCGAATTTCTCCCAGTAGGTCCAGCGGTCGAAGGTCGGCCGTGGTCCCTTGTTGAAGAACCACTTGAACATGCCGATGGCGTCCTCAAGGTCCTTCCAGTTCGGTACCAGCGAATCGGGACCGAACCAGCGGAAGGTCTTGCGGTTGCGCCAGATATTGATGGCGACGGCGACCAGGTGCAGGAAGAAAATGCCGAGCATGATCGCCGCGCTGGTGCGGTGAATGATTCCCGCCACCTGCGGGCCGCCGAGCGCCTTCATGATGACCGGCGCCCAGTCGGTATAGGAATAGAACACCGCCATGCCGGTCAGGATCAGCGTCATGACGCTCAGGGCGAACAGCAGATGCGCGAGCCGCCACAGGGGCCCGAAGCGGCGCACCTGTTTGGCCTCCGCCAGCGGCAATTCGTCCACGCGCACGCGCGGCCTGAGTTCGCCCTCCTTGCGGCGTTCGTATTCCCGGTACCACCACAGCAAGGAATGCACCCAGAAGTAGGCGAACACGAACACCAGCAGCCAATGCATGAATCTCGAGGCGATCCACATCTGCGGATAGCGCTTGAAATCGTGGTCGTTGGCATGGGGACCGAAAGTCGCGAATCCCGCCGTCGCCAGCGGAAGTTTCTTGCCGTCGTGACACTGCCGGCAGGTTTCGAGGCGGTTGTCCGGGTGCACCTTCGATTGCGGGTCGTCCACCCGGAGAATCTTGTGGCTGTCGTGGCAGTCGTAGCACTTGGCCGTGTAGGTGTAGCCCAGCTTGGTGACCTGGCCGTGATAGGTGTCCCGGTAGGTGAGGAAATTTTCCAGGTGGCAGGTGCCGCAATTCTCGATGATCAGCAGCTTGAAAGCGTCCTTGGACGTGTTCGCGATGCTGTGGGTGGTGTGGCAATCCGTGCACACCGCCGCCTTGGGATTTTTTTTCTCCATGGTTTCGACGCCATGCACCGATTCCGCGTAACTCTCGAGCTGATCGGTGTGGCACTGCTCGCCGCAAACCTTCGACACCGTCAGGTGCCAGTCGGTGCGCCTGGAAGTGCCGCGTGGCGGCACGTTGAAATAGTGTGAATCGTGGCAATCGTCGCAGGCCGCGTTGGGGCGGGTTTTGTCGTCGGTGCTCGGCCGCGCGTGAAACGAATTCTTGTACGCCTCGATGTTCTGGACCACGATTCCCAGTCTCGCCCTTTCCCTGGTCAGGTTTTGCTGCTTCGCGGTTTCCCACAACGCCTCGTGGCAGGTCACGCAGTTGGCCTTGGGCGCCGGCCCTTTCTTGTGCGGCGCCTTGCTGCTGGTGATGTCCTGGTGACAGCCCACGCAGGTCATCTCGCCGTGCACGCCTTTTCCGAACTGATTCTCCTGTATCGCCTGCAAGGTGCGCGGCTTGCCCTCCGCTCCCGGCGCCGTCAGTTTGTCCGCCTTGGCGCCGTGGCAGATCAGGCAGGTGCTGTTGTCCAGTTTTTCCGCGGCCGGCGGCGCGCCGCGGCTCCCGGCGTCGACGGCCGCGGTCGCCTCGGCCGGCCGCAGCAGCGCCGGCAGCGTCAGACAAACAGCGGCCAGCATCATCCACGCTGTCAGTTTGGAAATGCGCATGTCCCTGGTCCTCGGTTCGACATTGCGAAGCAGTTTTGTGCGGTATTCATGGAGACAGACTTGCCATCAAGTTGCCAGCCGCACGCCGGATTCTCGTCATGTCTCATGATTATTGATAAGCTTCCGTTGTTATTTGATATTTATCAATAATACCGGGATTCGTTCCGGGTTGATATTTATCAATGTCCGATGAAGTGGCACACTATTAATCTTGCGCAATCCACAGACTCTTCCAGAGCGCTCCTTACAAGAAATGGTCTATCGTTGAATGGAGAGACAAATGAAATCGACCACCGTCATTTCGGCGTTCCTGGGAACAATCCTGGTTGGCCTTGCCACCGCCGGCTACGCCGCGGACAAGACCGACGCCCGCAAAGTCGACATCGGCAAGGCCGAGTACGAACAGAAGTGCACCATTTGTCATGGTGCGCTGGGAAAGGGTGACGGCGCGTACAGCGTGATGCTGAAGAAACCCGCGACCGACCTGACGACGTTGTCCAAAAAAAATGCCGGGGTGTTCCCCTTCGCCCGGGTGTTCGAGACCATCGAGGGCACGCATGAATTGAAAGCGCACGGCACGCGGGAAATGCCGATCTGGGGCAAGGAATACCGGAGCAGCAAATATTATGATGACTATTTGCACGATCCCGAATCGGATCGATCGTATTTTGCCCGTTCACGCATACTGGCGCTGACCGAATACATCTATCGGCTGCAAGCCAAATAGGGAATTTCTGAATCAGCCACTTGAAACATTTGCCTAAACAAGCTCGGAGAAATCTCATGAAACACAAAATATTCGCCAGCGCGCTGCTCGCCTTTTCCGCCGTCGTGTTCGCTTCCTCCCCCGCCGTCGCCGCCGACATCGATGCCGACGCGGCCCAGAAACTGGCGAAGAAAAACAATTGCTTCAAGTGCCACGCCATCGACAAGACCAAGAAGGGACCCTCCTACAAGAAGATCGCGGCCAAGTACAAGGGCAAGCCCGATGGCGAAGCCAAGGTGATCGAAAACTTCACCACGGCTCCGATGGTGAAGATGGAAGATGGCACCGAAGAAAAACACAAGGTTATCGATACCAAGGACATGAAAGAGATGAAGAATCTGGCGCAGTGGATTCTGTCACTCGATAAGTAAAAAGCAGTCCAAGCGACGCGGCCCGTGGCGGGGCTGGCAACGGTTTAGTCACAAGGATGGGCTTCGACATGGATTTTGCATGAGGCTCTTGAGTTACATCATCAGTCATGGAGGAAATCATCATGAACAAAAGAGCATTCATCCTGGCCTTTGCCGCCCTGGCCGCCGGGCCTGCCCTGGCCGCCGATCCTGCCACCATCGACTGGTCGAAGATCCCCGTTGTCAAAGTACCGCTGTTCTATCCGGGACAGTCTTCCTATGAATGGCTGCGCAGCGACGCCCACAAGGGTGCGGTGAAAGAGGTCATGCGCGGAGACGCCTGCCTCTCCTGCCATGACGAAGAGGATGCGGAAAAAGACATCGGGAACAAGCTGGTGAAGGGCGGAGCGCTCGAACCGACGCCGGTCAAGGGCAAGGATGGTCACAAGGATCTCGCGGTGCAGGCAGCGTTCGACGACAAGAATGCCTACCTGCGCTTCCAGTGGAAAACCCAAAACAATTTCCCGGGCAGCGAGCATCAGTACCTGCGCTTCGACGGCAAGGAGTGGAAGGTTTACGGCTATCCCAAGCTCGACAAGGTGGTGCAGGAAGGCACGCAGCCGGGCATCTACGAAGACCGCATGTCGGTCATGATCGACGATGGCAAGGTGCCGGGATTCGCCCAACAAGGCTGCTGGCTCACCTGTCATGATGGCCAGCGCGACATGCCGAAGCAGTTCACCAAGGAAGAGGTTGAAGCCAACGCATTGCTTACCGCCATCAAGAAGAAAGACGTACGCAAATACCTGCCGGAAAGCCGGACCAACCCGTCCGACTGGAAGACTGGCAAGTCGGTCGAGGAGATTGCCAAAATCAAGGCTGCCGGCGGCTTCGTCGACCTGATCCAGTGGCGCGCCCACCGCAGCAATCCGGTCGGCATGGCTGATGACGGCTATGTCCTCGAGTGGCGCCTCGGTGATGCCGGCAAAGACATGTTCGGCAGCAACGCCGACAAAGAGACCCACCAGCCCAAGTTCATGTGGGACGCGAAAAAGGTCGGTTACAAGTCCATCACCGCCAAACAGTTGCGCAAGGGCGACCACTTCCTGATTCGCGAAAAGAATGCCGTGCCATTTGATCCCAAGGCGGGCTGGAAGGAAGGCGACATGATTCCGGATTACATCGTCAGTCGCGAAGATGCAAAGGGATCGGCCGCCGACAACAACGCCATCGCCAGCTGGAAGAAGGGCATGTGGACCGTGGTGATGATCCGTCCGCTCGGCCTGACCAACGATGACGACAAGGCGCTCAAGGCGGGCGGCGTCTATAACGTCGGCTTCGCGGTGCATGACGACAACATCACCACGCGCGGGCATCAGGTTTCATTCGTCAGGACACTGGGGCTGGGCGCCAAGGCGGACATCCAGGCCGTCAAGCTTCCGTAATTTGATATTGATTGCGCCGTGGCAGATAGAGCACAGGAGATGGAGATATCGGCTGGAGGTTAACGAAAAGACGGGGGACTCAACAATGAAAATTACCGGACGAATACTGGTTGTCTGTATCTGCCTCGGCCTCGGGGGCGCCGCCAGCCCCTTGCTGGCCGAAGAAGCCAAACCCGCCGCAGACCAGGCGGAAGCCAAAGCGGCGCCCAAGGACATGGTCCTCAAGGGCGATGCCGTGTGCACCCAGTGCCACGACGAGACCGAAGTCTATCCGGTGCTGGCGATCGGCAAGACCCGGCACGGCGTGATGGCGGACAAAAATACACCGACTTGCACCACCTGCCACGGCGAGAGCAAGAGCCACCTGAACATACCGAAGGGCGAGAAGGATCGTCCCAAGCCGGAACGCCTCTTCGGCATGCGCCCGACGATCCCGGCCGAGCTCCAGGTGGAACGCTACTTCGGGTTGTTCGGCAAGAACACCAGCACGCCGGTGGCCGAACGCAATGCACCCTGCCTCGAGTGCCACAACGGCGGGGAGCGCATTCACTGGGTCGGCAGCGCGCACGAGGCGGGCGATGTCGCCTGCACTT
The DNA window shown above is from Sulfuricaulis limicola and carries:
- a CDS encoding glycoside hydrolase family 15 protein, with the protein product MDQTTHMSVTEDRAPGAPGIPPTWTSSAKDMVGCALGSSRLWYSVGYGIVNEVYYPRIDIPQIRDLGFIVADDKGFWVEVKRLHGREVRTAAPGVPAVEIVHRHPRFDLTLRIAPDQQRDVLLIDVRLDGDEDLRPYTLLAPHLGGTGYDNHAAVNEYHGRKLLWAEQGPFGLALAAVDATQRDAWGRASAGYVGMSDGWQDFKHNGAMQWQYREAGPGNVALMGELPRRSTLALGFGSSRESAATLAVGALMQPFANHWQAQIDRWRDWHAGCDECCKATPDLPAALREQFTTSAMVLRAHLDLTYPGAMVASLSIPWGNTRNERGGYHLVWPRDLAECAGALLALGDDDKAREILRYLISTQHADGHWNQNQWLGGKPFWQGIQLDETAFPVLLAARLHEHDALAGTEVTDMVRRALGFIARTGPASDQDRWEEDAGVNAFTLAACIAALVGGARFLEPAARDMALALADDWNAQIEKWTLARGTELARRAGVAGYYVRIAPAETLMDEEALNGSLPIKNRVQDPGLPATEQVGTDFLQLVRFGLRRADDPLILDTLKVVDELLKVDTPGGPAWHRYNGDGYGEHSDGAPFDGTGQGRAWPLLTGERGHYELCAGRDPLSLLTTMASMCGPGGMMPEQVWDSAAIPARWLYPGRPTGSAMPLAWAHAEYIKLAVSRALGTPFDRPAAVWERYHGQAPAATWRHWCEQAPIGRIGAGQRLRICLHAPSLVRWSADGWRTVYELRTEDSGLGLHTVTPVMTMVSGGARIEFSFRHDDSRVADERRYRIEITG
- a CDS encoding Crp/Fnr family transcriptional regulator, with the translated sequence MTRKRRGGRSEACAGASCGTSPPTGKRDPLPRTYGINDCEYCEAKLYAGLSARQVSELRGRLGSSHSGPREILFRAGDPSKYLYVVREGQLKLTRTDITGHVHLLNLVGPGYFLGFDDVGNATHSYSAETLTPTVFCRIKHDDIAWLLAQAPQVSLNILLAVNEQLAQARNMIRALGQKTAMEKVAALLLSLYPPGAAGGSGKAGALHLSRQEMAEILGLTVETVSRIMAGLRRKGIINAPRGRIVVSVRPRLQALAGDPPRATSSRKKYRSRRQGRVAA
- a CDS encoding cytochrome b/b6 domain-containing protein, with the protein product MRISKLTAWMMLAAVCLTLPALLRPAEATAAVDAGSRGAPPAAEKLDNSTCLICHGAKADKLTAPGAEGKPRTLQAIQENQFGKGVHGEMTCVGCHQDITSSKAPHKKGPAPKANCVTCHEALWETAKQQNLTRERARLGIVVQNIEAYKNSFHARPSTDDKTRPNAACDDCHDSHYFNVPPRGTSRRTDWHLTVSKVCGEQCHTDQLESYAESVHGVETMEKKNPKAAVCTDCHTTHSIANTSKDAFKLLIIENCGTCHLENFLTYRDTYHGQVTKLGYTYTAKCYDCHDSHKILRVDDPQSKVHPDNRLETCRQCHDGKKLPLATAGFATFGPHANDHDFKRYPQMWIASRFMHWLLVFVFAYFWVHSLLWWYREYERRKEGELRPRVRVDELPLAEAKQVRRFGPLWRLAHLLFALSVMTLILTGMAVFYSYTDWAPVIMKALGGPQVAGIIHRTSAAIMLGIFFLHLVAVAINIWRNRKTFRWFGPDSLVPNWKDLEDAIGMFKWFFNKGPRPTFDRWTYWEKFDYWAVFWGMAAIGGTGMLLAFPNVTAAIFPGWVFNVAALVHGEEAFLAAVFLFTVHFFNNHFRPDKLPPPDIVMFTGTQSLEEFKREHTLQYRRLVESGQLEKYLVQAPSQPMTLGSKVLGITLIICGLTLLVLVTVGFFGGHTPHSFTQ
- a CDS encoding c-type cytochrome, with amino-acid sequence MKSTTVISAFLGTILVGLATAGYAADKTDARKVDIGKAEYEQKCTICHGALGKGDGAYSVMLKKPATDLTTLSKKNAGVFPFARVFETIEGTHELKAHGTREMPIWGKEYRSSKYYDDYLHDPESDRSYFARSRILALTEYIYRLQAK
- a CDS encoding c-type cytochrome, with product MKHKIFASALLAFSAVVFASSPAVAADIDADAAQKLAKKNNCFKCHAIDKTKKGPSYKKIAAKYKGKPDGEAKVIENFTTAPMVKMEDGTEEKHKVIDTKDMKEMKNLAQWILSLDK
- a CDS encoding ethylbenzene dehydrogenase-related protein, whose protein sequence is MNKRAFILAFAALAAGPALAADPATIDWSKIPVVKVPLFYPGQSSYEWLRSDAHKGAVKEVMRGDACLSCHDEEDAEKDIGNKLVKGGALEPTPVKGKDGHKDLAVQAAFDDKNAYLRFQWKTQNNFPGSEHQYLRFDGKEWKVYGYPKLDKVVQEGTQPGIYEDRMSVMIDDGKVPGFAQQGCWLTCHDGQRDMPKQFTKEEVEANALLTAIKKKDVRKYLPESRTNPSDWKTGKSVEEIAKIKAAGGFVDLIQWRAHRSNPVGMADDGYVLEWRLGDAGKDMFGSNADKETHQPKFMWDAKKVGYKSITAKQLRKGDHFLIREKNAVPFDPKAGWKEGDMIPDYIVSREDAKGSAADNNAIASWKKGMWTVVMIRPLGLTNDDDKALKAGGVYNVGFAVHDDNITTRGHQVSFVRTLGLGAKADIQAVKLP